From a single Micromonospora sp. WMMD1102 genomic region:
- a CDS encoding SGNH/GDSL hydrolase family protein: protein MPSLVTLRGWATSWACMPQLTEPDNMPPPPFTGHGRALADTTLRQTVRISVGGTRIRLRLSNAFGGAPLPVTAATVALPAGGRAGTDAIVPDSARPVTFSGRASVTVPVGAQLVSDPVDIAVPARANVTVTLYLGPGQASQEITSHPGSRTTSYLLRGNHVAAPALPDATPVDHWYLLGGLEVPAGAESRGAALLGDSLTDGRGSTTNGNDRWPDQLVDRLHGYAPTADVAVLNQAAGGNRVLADGLGPNALSRLDRDVLAQSGVAWLVVFEGVNDIGTAEPTGAAQRAVAEDLVTAYDQIVTRAHAHGIRVYGGTLTPFGGHDGYDDPAGLREDTRQAVNRWIRTGDRFDAVPDFDAAVRDPADPRRLLPVADGGDHLHLNPVGYRMLADAVPADLFR, encoded by the coding sequence TTGCCCAGCCTGGTGACGTTGCGCGGCTGGGCGACGAGCTGGGCGTGCATGCCGCAGCTCACCGAACCGGACAACATGCCGCCGCCACCGTTCACCGGGCACGGCCGGGCGCTGGCCGACACCACGCTCCGGCAGACCGTCCGGATCTCGGTGGGCGGGACGCGGATCCGGCTGCGCCTCTCCAACGCGTTCGGCGGCGCACCGCTGCCGGTCACCGCCGCCACGGTGGCGCTGCCGGCGGGCGGCCGGGCCGGGACCGACGCGATCGTCCCGGACAGCGCGCGGCCGGTGACGTTCAGCGGTCGCGCCTCGGTGACCGTCCCGGTCGGCGCCCAGCTCGTCTCCGACCCGGTCGACATCGCGGTGCCGGCCCGCGCCAACGTCACCGTGACGCTCTATCTCGGCCCGGGGCAGGCGTCGCAGGAGATCACCTCGCATCCCGGCTCACGGACCACCTCCTACCTGCTGCGCGGCAACCATGTCGCGGCACCGGCGCTGCCCGACGCCACCCCGGTCGACCACTGGTATCTGCTCGGCGGCCTGGAGGTGCCGGCCGGCGCCGAATCCCGGGGCGCGGCACTGCTCGGTGACTCGCTGACCGACGGGCGCGGCTCCACCACCAACGGAAACGACCGCTGGCCCGACCAGCTCGTGGACCGACTGCACGGGTACGCCCCGACCGCAGACGTCGCGGTGCTCAACCAGGCGGCCGGCGGCAACCGGGTACTCGCCGACGGGCTCGGGCCGAACGCACTGTCCCGGCTCGACCGGGACGTACTCGCGCAGAGCGGAGTCGCCTGGCTGGTGGTCTTCGAGGGAGTCAACGACATCGGCACCGCCGAGCCCACCGGTGCCGCCCAGCGGGCGGTCGCCGAGGACCTGGTCACCGCGTACGACCAGATCGTCACCCGGGCGCACGCGCACGGCATCCGGGTGTACGGCGGCACGCTGACGCCGTTCGGCGGCCACGACGGGTACGACGACCCGGCCGGGCTCCGTGAGGACACCCGCCAGGCGGTGAACCGGTGGATCCGTACCGGTGACCGGTTCGACGCCGTGCCCGACTTCGACGCCGCCGTCCGGGACCCCGCGGACCCCCGCCGGCTGCTGCCGGTCGCCGACGGCGGCGACCACCTGCACCTCAACCCGGTCGGCTACCGGATGCTCGCCGACGCCGTCCCGGCCGACCTCTTCCGGTGA
- a CDS encoding TetR/AcrR family transcriptional regulator, with protein MARAGLTAERLTVAAAELADEIGFENVTVSALARRFGVKDASLYSHLRNVRDLRVRVATLALSELADSVGAALAGRAGRAALAAFADAYRSYAKQHPGRYAAAQLDLDPETEPAAADAARRHAELTRAILRGYRLAEPDQTDAVRMLNSTFHGYVSLERAGGFRHHPRPIDESWARTVDAVDTVLRNWPQG; from the coding sequence ATGGCACGAGCGGGGCTCACCGCCGAGCGGCTGACCGTGGCAGCGGCGGAGCTGGCCGACGAGATCGGCTTCGAGAACGTCACCGTCTCGGCACTCGCCCGCCGCTTCGGCGTCAAGGACGCCAGCCTCTACTCCCACCTCCGGAACGTCCGCGACCTGCGGGTCAGGGTCGCCACCCTGGCCCTGTCGGAACTCGCCGACTCCGTCGGCGCCGCGCTCGCCGGCCGGGCCGGGCGGGCCGCGCTGGCCGCCTTCGCCGACGCCTACCGGAGCTACGCGAAACAGCACCCCGGCCGGTACGCGGCGGCGCAGCTGGATCTCGACCCGGAGACAGAACCGGCGGCAGCCGACGCGGCCCGTCGGCACGCGGAGCTGACCCGGGCGATCCTGCGCGGCTACCGGCTGGCCGAACCCGACCAGACCGACGCGGTACGCATGCTGAACAGCACCTTCCACGGCTACGTCAGCCTGGAACGGGCCGGCGGTTTCCGGCACCATCCCCGCCCGATCGACGAATCCTGGGCCAGGACCGTGGACGCCGTGGACACCGTGCTGCGCAACTGGCCCCAGGGGTGA
- a CDS encoding FBP domain-containing protein gives MLSLTESAIRASFVNCTKGETKRLAVPRDLDQQPWHDLDFFGWRDPAADGRAYLVAESGGELVGVALRVATQSGRARRSMCSLCLTTHTGDGVSLMTARKAGREGRQGNSVGAYLCTDLACSLYLRGRKDAGRRLDETITLAEKIERTSANLAAFLTRVAS, from the coding sequence ATGCTATCTCTGACCGAGTCCGCCATCCGCGCCTCCTTCGTCAACTGCACCAAGGGCGAGACGAAGCGCCTCGCCGTGCCGAGGGACCTCGACCAACAGCCCTGGCACGACCTCGACTTCTTCGGCTGGCGGGACCCCGCCGCCGACGGACGGGCCTACCTGGTCGCCGAATCCGGCGGCGAACTCGTCGGCGTGGCGTTGCGGGTGGCCACCCAGTCAGGGCGGGCCCGGCGCAGCATGTGCTCGCTCTGCCTGACCACCCACACCGGGGACGGGGTCTCGCTGATGACCGCGCGCAAGGCAGGGCGGGAGGGCCGGCAGGGCAACTCCGTCGGCGCCTATCTCTGCACCGACCTGGCCTGCTCCCTCTATCTGCGGGGCCGGAAGGACGCCGGGCGACGGCTCGACGAGACCATCACGCTGGCGGAGAAGATCGAACGCACCAGCGCCAACCTCGCCGCCTTCCTGACCAGGGTCGCCAGCTGA
- the smpB gene encoding SsrA-binding protein SmpB produces the protein MAARTSGCPGSRAGAEAGEVVASREVERRLIASNKKARHEYAVLKTYEAGIVLRGTEVKSLRAGQASLVDAFAQERDGELWLYGLHIAEYAYGTWTNHQPRRMRKLLLRRVEIARILDRIRDPGLTLVPLALYFSNGWAKVEIGVARGKRSYDKRQALAERDANREIARELGRHLKGRSPASRTARNR, from the coding sequence CTGGCTGCCCGCACGTCCGGGTGCCCCGGGAGCCGTGCCGGGGCAGAGGCTGGGGAGGTCGTCGCGTCCAGGGAAGTCGAGCGCAGGCTCATCGCCTCGAACAAGAAGGCGCGGCACGAGTACGCGGTGCTGAAGACGTACGAGGCGGGGATCGTGCTGCGCGGCACGGAGGTCAAGTCACTGCGGGCCGGGCAGGCGTCGCTGGTCGACGCGTTCGCCCAGGAGCGAGACGGCGAACTCTGGCTCTACGGGCTGCACATCGCCGAGTACGCCTACGGGACGTGGACGAACCACCAGCCGAGGCGGATGCGGAAGCTGCTGCTGCGGCGGGTCGAGATCGCCAGGATCCTGGACCGGATCCGTGATCCCGGGCTGACCCTGGTGCCGCTGGCGCTGTATTTCTCGAACGGCTGGGCCAAGGTCGAGATCGGGGTGGCCCGAGGCAAGCGGTCGTACGACAAGCGTCAGGCCCTGGCCGAACGTGACGCCAACCGGGAGATCGCCCGGGAGTTGGGGCGGCACCTCAAGGGCAGATCCCCAGCCTCCCGGACGGCCCGCAACCGCTGA
- a CDS encoding HAD family hydrolase, translating into MPAADPTQTTPTTRTTPTTRTTRTTHVLFDFFGTLVDYSASRTEQGYPGSYALLRQLGAGLDYPGFLATWSECCAEFDRRSDVDESEFSMTEVGTAFLSSVLGRRPAPAEVDPFVREYVREWSTRVRYLTGMAELLTGLSRDYRLAVVSNTHQPGLVPGQLNAMGLAGHFDTVITSVELGWRKPHPLIYTAALDALGIDADSAVFVGDSYGPDYVGPERAGIPAYLIDPERRTPVPEPCRLDSVFELPGRLRARRADDDRLAGTAR; encoded by the coding sequence ATGCCCGCCGCCGACCCGACGCAGACGACCCCCACGACGCGGACGACCCCCACGACACGGACGACGCGGACGACGCACGTCCTCTTCGACTTCTTCGGCACCCTGGTCGACTACTCCGCCAGCCGCACCGAGCAGGGTTATCCGGGCTCGTACGCGCTGCTCCGCCAGCTCGGCGCCGGCCTGGACTACCCCGGCTTCCTGGCCACCTGGTCGGAGTGCTGTGCCGAGTTCGACCGGCGCAGCGACGTCGACGAGTCCGAATTCTCGATGACCGAGGTCGGCACGGCGTTCCTGAGCAGCGTCCTGGGCCGGCGACCCGCCCCGGCGGAGGTCGACCCGTTCGTCCGGGAGTACGTCCGCGAGTGGAGCACCCGGGTGCGCTACCTGACCGGCATGGCCGAGCTGCTCACCGGGCTGTCCCGCGACTACCGGCTGGCGGTGGTCAGCAACACGCACCAGCCGGGCCTGGTGCCGGGCCAGCTCAACGCGATGGGGCTGGCGGGACACTTCGATACCGTGATCACCTCGGTCGAGCTGGGCTGGCGCAAGCCACACCCGCTGATCTACACCGCCGCGCTGGACGCCCTCGGCATCGACGCCGACTCGGCCGTCTTCGTCGGCGACAGCTACGGGCCTGATTACGTCGGACCCGAGCGAGCCGGCATCCCGGCGTACCTGATCGACCCGGAGCGCCGGACCCCGGTGCCGGAGCCGTGCCGGCTCGACTCGGTCTTCGAGCTGCCCGGCCGGCTGCGCGCCCGGCGGGCCGACGACGACCGGCTCGCCGGCACCGCCCGCTGA
- a CDS encoding diacylglycerol kinase family protein: MTSMLTAEPAAEPAVATPARVGRVAVVAHRKKSLGGGLDELRSRLRGAGIDDLLWYEVPKSRKAPKKVRKALDKGAELVFVWGGDGMVQRCSDALAGSDATLAILPAGTANLLATNLGIPEDLAEAVRIGLTGPRRRLDLGRVGGEHFAVMAGAGFDGEMIQDADRDLKDRLGRLAYIWTGLRHVRSETTRMRIRVDGADWFEGEASCVLFGNVGTITGGIPAFDDAEPDDGCLEVGVATASGVLDWMRTLGRMAVGRSDSSPLVRITRGRKINVRFAEPMTYELDGGARDQVSRLKARVAPGALTVCVPESES, from the coding sequence ATGACCAGCATGCTGACCGCCGAGCCCGCCGCCGAGCCCGCCGTCGCGACCCCGGCCCGGGTGGGCCGGGTCGCGGTCGTCGCGCACCGCAAGAAGTCCCTCGGCGGCGGGCTCGACGAACTCCGCTCCCGGCTGCGCGGCGCCGGGATCGACGACCTGCTCTGGTACGAGGTGCCCAAGAGCCGCAAGGCGCCCAAAAAGGTGCGCAAGGCGCTGGACAAGGGTGCCGAGCTGGTCTTCGTCTGGGGCGGGGACGGTATGGTGCAGCGCTGCTCCGACGCGCTCGCCGGCTCGGACGCGACCCTGGCGATCCTGCCCGCCGGCACGGCGAACCTGCTCGCCACGAACCTCGGCATCCCGGAGGACCTGGCCGAGGCGGTCCGGATCGGGTTGACCGGGCCGCGTCGGCGGCTCGACCTCGGGCGGGTCGGCGGCGAACACTTCGCGGTGATGGCCGGCGCCGGCTTCGACGGGGAGATGATCCAGGACGCCGACCGGGACCTGAAGGATCGCCTCGGCCGGCTGGCGTACATCTGGACCGGGCTGCGGCACGTCCGCAGCGAGACGACCCGGATGCGAATCCGGGTCGACGGCGCCGACTGGTTCGAGGGGGAGGCGAGCTGCGTACTCTTCGGCAATGTCGGCACGATCACCGGCGGCATCCCGGCCTTCGACGACGCCGAGCCCGACGACGGCTGCCTGGAGGTGGGGGTGGCGACCGCCAGCGGGGTGCTGGACTGGATGCGTACCCTCGGCCGGATGGCGGTCGGGCGGTCCGACTCGTCGCCGTTAGTCCGGATTACCCGGGGCCGGAAGATCAACGTCCGGTTCGCCGAACCGATGACCTACGAGCTGGACGGCGGCGCCCGCGACCAGGTCAGCCGGTTGAAGGCCCGGGTCGCACCGGGCGCGCTGACGGTTTGCGTACCCGAATCCGAGTCCTGA
- the htpG gene encoding molecular chaperone HtpG — protein sequence MSTGTETFEFQAEARQLLQLMVHSIYSNKDIFLRELISNASDALDKLRLAAFADKELAVDTSDLHITIEVDREARTLTVRDNGIGMSRDEVVILIGTIAKSGTAELLEKIKESKDAAGSQDLIGQFGVGFYSSFMVADRVTLLTRRAGESTATRWESDGGATYSVETVDDAPQGTSVTVHLRPEDSEDQLFDYTAEWKIREIVKRYSDFIAWPIRMAVERTDNDGKTTTETETLNSMKALWARSKDDVKEDEYKEFYRHLSHDWSDPLETIHMRAEGTFEYESLLFIPSRAPFDLYMRGAKRGVQLYVKRVFIMDDCQELMPEYLRFVKGVVDAQDLSLNISREILQKDRHIQLMRRRLVKKVLSTVKEMQAGDAERYQTFWSEFGRAVKEGLLDDFDNQKTILEISSFASTNDPEQLTTLAEYAERMKDGQTDIYYSTGESRTMIENSPHMEAFRAKGYEVLLLTDPVDEMWVSAVPEFDGKKFQSIAKGQVDLDTDEEKETAGAEREQQEKDFADLLGWLTTQLADQVKEVRLSSRLTTSPACIVGDAQDMTPTLEKMYRAMGQDMPTVKRILELNPTHPLVSGLREAHGQRSEDPAVAETAELLYGMALLAEGGELGDPARFTRLLAERLARTL from the coding sequence ATGAGCACCGGGACCGAGACTTTCGAGTTCCAGGCCGAGGCGCGTCAGCTACTCCAGCTGATGGTCCATTCGATCTATTCGAACAAGGACATCTTCCTGCGGGAACTCATCTCCAACGCCTCGGACGCGCTGGACAAACTGCGGCTGGCGGCGTTCGCCGACAAGGAGCTGGCGGTCGACACCTCCGACCTGCACATCACGATCGAGGTCGACCGCGAGGCGCGCACCCTCACCGTCCGGGACAACGGCATCGGGATGTCCCGGGACGAGGTCGTCATCCTGATCGGCACCATCGCCAAGTCCGGCACGGCGGAACTCCTCGAGAAGATCAAGGAATCCAAGGACGCGGCCGGTTCGCAGGATCTGATCGGACAGTTCGGGGTCGGTTTCTACTCCAGCTTCATGGTCGCCGACCGGGTCACCCTGCTGACCCGGCGGGCCGGCGAGTCCACCGCGACCCGTTGGGAGTCCGACGGCGGCGCCACCTACTCGGTCGAGACCGTCGACGACGCCCCGCAGGGCACCTCGGTCACCGTGCACCTCCGGCCGGAGGACTCCGAGGACCAGCTCTTCGACTACACCGCCGAGTGGAAGATCCGGGAGATCGTCAAGCGGTACTCGGACTTCATCGCCTGGCCGATCCGGATGGCTGTCGAGCGGACCGACAACGACGGCAAGACGACCACCGAGACCGAGACGCTCAACTCGATGAAGGCGCTCTGGGCCCGGTCGAAGGACGACGTCAAGGAAGACGAGTACAAGGAGTTCTACCGGCACCTCAGCCACGACTGGTCCGACCCGCTGGAGACCATCCACATGCGGGCCGAGGGGACCTTCGAGTACGAGAGCCTGCTCTTCATCCCGTCCCGCGCCCCGTTCGACCTGTACATGCGCGGTGCCAAGCGCGGCGTGCAGCTCTACGTCAAGCGGGTCTTCATCATGGACGACTGCCAGGAGCTGATGCCGGAGTACCTGCGTTTCGTCAAGGGTGTGGTGGACGCCCAGGACCTGTCGCTGAACATCTCCCGGGAGATCCTCCAGAAGGACCGGCACATCCAGTTGATGCGTCGCCGCCTGGTCAAGAAGGTCCTCTCCACGGTCAAGGAGATGCAGGCCGGCGACGCCGAGCGCTACCAGACCTTCTGGTCGGAGTTCGGCCGGGCGGTCAAGGAGGGCCTGCTCGACGACTTCGACAACCAGAAGACGATCCTGGAGATCTCCTCGTTCGCATCGACGAACGACCCGGAGCAGCTGACCACCCTCGCCGAGTACGCCGAGCGGATGAAGGACGGCCAGACCGACATCTACTACTCCACCGGCGAGTCCCGCACGATGATCGAGAACTCGCCGCACATGGAGGCGTTCCGGGCCAAGGGCTACGAGGTACTGCTGCTCACCGACCCGGTCGACGAGATGTGGGTCTCGGCGGTGCCGGAGTTCGACGGTAAGAAATTCCAGTCGATCGCCAAGGGGCAGGTCGATCTTGACACCGACGAGGAGAAGGAGACCGCCGGTGCCGAGCGCGAGCAGCAGGAGAAGGACTTCGCCGACCTGCTCGGCTGGCTGACCACCCAGCTCGCCGACCAGGTCAAGGAGGTACGCCTGTCGTCCCGGCTGACCACCTCCCCGGCCTGCATCGTCGGCGACGCCCAGGACATGACCCCGACGCTGGAGAAGATGTACCGGGCGATGGGGCAGGACATGCCGACGGTCAAGCGGATCCTGGAGCTGAACCCGACGCACCCACTGGTCAGCGGGCTGCGCGAGGCGCACGGGCAGCGCAGCGAGGACCCGGCCGTCGCCGAGACCGCCGAGCTGCTCTACGGGATGGCGCTGCTCGCCGAGGGCGGTGAACTCGGCGACCCGGCCCGGTTCACCCGACTGCTCGCCGAGCGCCTCGCGCGTACCCTCTGA
- a CDS encoding lipase: protein MRKPSRRLLLAGLAGLLAVSVPAAAPAASARTEPPPTAPLRLSLPAPTGPYPVGSTELHLVDQDRTDPWSDDGRPRELMVSLWYPASTAHGGHPAPYLPPLAGRHFAERTDSQFGLEPGRVDWAGTVTHARTGVPVRHRRGGHPVILFSPGGGVPRALGTTLVTELASQGYVVVTVDHTYETPEVEFPGGRVEVQRLPDIDPTELNHRMLDTRIRDTRFVLDRLAVLARGGNPDAGQRRLPAGLGAGLDLSRTGMFGHSAGGFTAAETMLSDRRLDAGVDMDGSLAFSFSAGDFGDVVHRGLDRPFLLMGAGESRGVPHTHQHAEDWAQFWANSTGWKLDLHVADGEHFTFTDYQVLVPPLAEAYPLPPGLVLDALGTVDPDRIVGSMRAYLTAFFDQHLSGRPQPLLRDPSPRHPDVTFVRP, encoded by the coding sequence ATGCGAAAACCTTCTCGACGCTTGCTGCTCGCCGGACTCGCCGGGCTGCTGGCCGTGTCGGTCCCGGCCGCCGCGCCCGCCGCGTCAGCCCGGACCGAACCGCCGCCGACAGCACCGCTGCGGCTGAGCCTGCCCGCACCGACCGGCCCGTACCCGGTCGGCAGCACCGAACTGCACCTGGTCGACCAGGACCGCACCGACCCGTGGTCGGACGACGGCCGGCCGAGAGAGCTGATGGTGAGCCTCTGGTACCCGGCGTCGACCGCCCACGGCGGGCACCCGGCGCCGTACCTGCCGCCGCTGGCCGGCCGGCACTTCGCCGAGCGCACCGATTCGCAGTTCGGACTCGAACCCGGTCGGGTCGACTGGGCCGGAACCGTCACCCACGCCCGCACCGGAGTGCCGGTACGCCACCGGCGCGGCGGCCACCCCGTCATCCTCTTCTCGCCCGGCGGCGGGGTTCCCCGTGCCCTCGGCACGACGCTGGTGACCGAACTGGCCAGCCAGGGGTACGTGGTGGTGACCGTGGACCACACCTACGAGACGCCGGAGGTCGAGTTTCCCGGCGGGCGGGTCGAGGTGCAGCGGCTGCCCGACATCGATCCCACCGAGCTGAACCACCGGATGCTCGACACCCGGATCCGGGACACCCGGTTCGTCCTCGACCGGCTCGCCGTGCTCGCCCGGGGCGGCAACCCGGACGCCGGGCAGCGGCGGCTGCCGGCCGGACTCGGCGCCGGGCTGGACCTGTCCCGGACCGGCATGTTCGGCCACTCGGCCGGCGGCTTCACGGCGGCCGAGACGATGCTGTCGGACCGCCGGCTGGACGCCGGGGTGGACATGGACGGCAGCCTGGCGTTCAGCTTCTCCGCGGGGGACTTCGGCGACGTGGTGCACCGGGGACTCGACCGACCGTTCCTGCTGATGGGGGCGGGGGAGAGTCGTGGAGTGCCGCACACCCACCAGCACGCCGAGGACTGGGCGCAGTTCTGGGCCAACTCCACCGGCTGGAAACTGGATCTCCACGTGGCCGACGGTGAGCACTTCACCTTCACCGACTACCAGGTGCTGGTGCCGCCGCTCGCCGAGGCGTACCCGCTGCCACCCGGCCTGGTCCTCGACGCGCTCGGCACGGTGGACCCGGACCGGATCGTCGGGTCGATGCGGGCCTACCTGACCGCCTTCTTCGACCAGCACCTGAGCGGTCGGCCGCAGCCCCTGCTGCGGGACCCGTCGCCCCGACACCCGGACGTGACCTTCGTCCGTCCCTGA